A window of the Cicer arietinum cultivar CDC Frontier isolate Library 1 chromosome 6, Cicar.CDCFrontier_v2.0, whole genome shotgun sequence genome harbors these coding sequences:
- the LOC101513306 gene encoding uncharacterized protein — protein sequence MKKVIGMVVSNKMQISVVVAVDRLFHHKVFNRYVKRTSKFMDHDENNLCNITDRISIVRLDSSRTLSKRKNWVVAEIIKKAHIYVMSSATAAISSSSSLSSSESPNDSSKHSTEDRIVDLLGEIHDGVENYSNEFVQFG from the exons ATGAAGAAAGTAATAGGAATGGTGGTTTCAAATAAGATGCAGATATCTGTTGTGGTAGCAGTTGATAGATTATTTCACCACAAAGTGTTTAACCGATATGTCAAACGTACCTCTAAGTTTATGGATCATGATGAGAACAATCTTTGTAACATCACTGACCGGATTAGTATT GTTCGGCTGGATTCTTCTAGGACTTTGAGCAAGCGTAAAAATTGGGTGGTTGCTGAAATTATTAAGAAAGCACACATATATGTTATGTCCTCCGCAACGGCCG CTATATCTTCGTCATCATCATTGTCGTCGTCAGAATCACCAAATGATTCATCAAA ACACTCAACAGAAGATCGCATTGTGGACTTGTTAGGGGAGATTCATGATGGAGTTGAAAACTATTCAAATGAGTTTGTTCAATTTGGCTAG